The genomic window ACGCTATGATCCAGAATTGACGCCACTTTACCGACACCACTTCACCATTCGCCATGACGCTTGCACCGCCACCTGCCGCCCGTGTGGGCGACCCGCTGACATCGGTCGGGACGCCTTCGCTGCTGATCGACCTCGACGCCTTCGACGCCAATCTCACCGCGATGGCGGCGTTCGCCGCGCGTCATGGTGTCGCGTTGCGTCCGCACGCGAAGGCGCACAAGTCCAGTGAGATCGCGAAGCGTCAGATTGCGGCGGGCGCGGCCGGCGTGTGTTGCCAGAAGCTTTCCGAGGCGTATCCGTTCGCGGCGGCCGGCATCGCGAGTATTCACGTCAGCAATGAATTCGTCGGCGCCGACAAGATCGCAATGGCCGTCGAACTTGCATCGCATACGCGGCTTTCGGTGTGCGTCGACGCGCTTACCCAAGTACGTGCATTGGGCGAAGCTGCCGCGCGCGCCAGCGTGACGCTCGACGTGCTGCCGGAGATCGATGCAGGGCAGCATCGCTGCGGCGTGACGAGCGTAGATGCACTTTTCGCGCTCGTCGACGAAATCGCCGCACACGATGCGCTGAAGTTCACGGGCATTCAGGCCTATCACGGCGGCATTCAACACGTCGCCGACTGGGACGCACGCAAGACCGCGGCAGCGCATGCAGCGGAGATCACCGCGCACTACGTGCAAGCGCTCGATACGCGCGGCGTGCGTTGCGCAATCGTGACGGGCGGCGGCACCGGCACAGTCGAGTTCGATGCCGCGAGCGGCGTCTATAACGAGCTGCAACCCGGCTCCTACCTGTTCATGGATGGCGACTACGGCGGCCTCGGCTGGGACGGCGAACTTCGCTGGCGTCACAGCCTTTTCGTGCTCTCGACGGTGATGAGCGCGACGCGTCCCGGCATGGCCGTGTGCGATGTCGGCCTGAAGGGACTCGCGGTGGATTCGGGCTTGCCGCGCAGCGCGATATGGATCGACGCAGGAACCGAAGCCGAATTGAGTTATGTCGCTGCAAACGACGAGCACGGCATGTTGCGCGCGCAAAGCAAGCCGCAAGAAGACGTCGCGGCACTCGTCGGCAAGCGGCTGCTTCTTCCGCCAGGGCATTGCGATCCGACGGTGAATCTATACGACGAGTACGTGTGCTACCGAGGCGAGCGCGTCGCGGACATCTGGCCGATCGACGCGCGCGGAATGTCGCGTTAAGCGCTTTGTTCCTTGGGCGGATAGATCGTCGAAACGAGCGCATCGACATCGGCAACGATCAGACCGACGACGAACTGCGCCACTTCCTGTGCGCCATGGCTCGGCTCATGCATGCTCAACGTGTGCTTTAACTGGTTCACGGATGCGCGTACATGCGCGAGTTTCGCTTCATCCTGACGCGTCGAAGCAAGCACGCTTGCGAGCGTTTCGAAGAGCGCTTGCAGCGTGCGTCCCGTATCGCCGAGCCGGGACGCGCACGTCTCGCTGTCGAGACGCGATACCGCCTTCGCGAGAAAGAGCGCATCGCTGTGCAGGCGACGCAGGAATGGCGCGGCCTTGTCGATGGCATCCGAGCGGCGATTCTGCACAAGCACGATGATGTGCTCGCGTTCGGCTTCCTTCAATGCATCGTCGAGTGCTTTCTGTGCATCCATGCTTCGCGCTTCGAGACGCATCGCGCGTGCTTCATCCTGCTCGCCTGACAGATATAAACCGATAAGTTGACCGAGCGTCATCAACGTATTGGCAACACTGCGATGCGCAGCCTTGATCGCACGATTGGGCCATACCGCAGACACCACGAACGCCGATGCTGCACCGATCAATATCTCCAGCACGCGATGCAACGGGCGCTCGAACGGCAAGCCGGGCCCGGCGGGAATCAGTACGACGATTACGAGCGTGACGCACGCGAGCCTGAATGCCGGACGCTTGGCGCTGAGTGCGGCGAGCGGCAATAGCGCCACGGTAAAGACTGCGAGCGGCGGCGCGCCACGCTCCATCGCGACGATGCCAAGCACGCCCACAACCGCTCCGATGCATGCGCCAATGATCTGATCGCGTGCCGTATCGACGGCTTGTGTGAGGCTCGGCTGCGTCACGATGACGAGTGTCGTGATCAACGCCCAATAGCCTTCGGGAAGGGCTGCGAGACGCGCGGCGGCATAGCTGATCGCGCAACTCATCAGCGTGCGTATGAGGCGTCTTGCTTCGGGTGCGCCGAAGAATGCGCGCAGCTTGCGCTTAGGATGTGATATCGCTGTCATGCGCTCAGTGTCGATGGCAAATTGGATATGCCGCAACGACCCGGCGCTTAAGCGCGCGGTCGTGCTGCATTATGCCAATGTCGCGCACGGTGCGTGATGCAGAGTAAGCGAGAGAAAAAAGGAAAAAGGCAGCAACCCGCCCGCTTTAAGCCGGATGAGTTGCTGCCCTTGTATCGCGACAAGCCGAAGGCTGACGAAGCGTCAGGGTGTGTCAGGTGAGAATCGGCACCGCTTCGATCAACGCAAGCCCGAGCAACGCACCAATGACCGCGCTGACGAGCTTCGGATGCCAGCGATCCAGATGCAGCGCCGTGAGCAGCGCGCCGATGACGATAACGCCGAGCAAGGCGAAAACCACGACAAGATAGCCGATCTCAAACTCGTTATTGATGAGCATGACGCTGGCCTCCCACCGGCGCGAGCCGGCTCGACTTGTGTATTGCGTCGCGCTGCGGCTAATTACTCGCCACAAGGGACATCTTGATTATATGTCACATTGTGACGTATTCAAGATCGCACAAGCGAGTTGTCCGGTGCGCTCTAGCGTTAATGTGCAGGTCCGGCATTGAGCGGCAACTTTGAGGAACGGGCGCTGTTGGCGGTCATCTTTGCACCGCCCGGTTTATAGCCGTTCGACATGAGCAGGAAAGCCATGATGTCCGCATAATCCTGATCCTTCATTTTGCCGGGACGATCGGCGGGCATGTTCGTCGCCATATAGCCGAAGATGCCGCCTACGGTCAGATGCGAGTTGGCCGCCGGTGCGAAGGCCGGTCCTTGCAATGCAGGCGCGGTTACGCCCTGAAGCTGCGCGCCATGGCATTTTGCGCAAGAGCTCGCATAAAGCGTTTTACCGTGCGACGTTTGCGCCTGTTCGAAAGTCGGCGGTTCGATGCTAACGCCGCCTTCATTCGCTACCTTGATGATGCGGCCTGCGCGCGACACGTTTGCATCCGCGAGCATGATGTTCTGGCGCACGAACGATGCGGTCGAAGGCATGTCGAGATAGCGCGCGGATGCGGTTTCAGGAGGCAGCGCCCATTGCTTAGTCAGCTCGTGCAAGCGGCCATTCTTAGTCAAAGCGATGAGCGCATCATCGATGCGAGGACGCAAAGCTTCGCTCTTAGGCCCGAAAGCAAAAGTCAGGTGCCAGTCCGCATACGGCGAATTCGCGTGCGCAACGCTGAAGTCACGCTCCGGATGCGCGATACGATACGCAACCACGGCGGGATACCACACGATTGCGCGCTGCGCACGTCCGTTCGCAACCGCTTCGACAGTCAATGCCGACGTGTTTTCCAGATCGAGCGTGACGTCGGGTTGTTGCACGGCGATCAATTGCGCGGGACTCGCGTACATTGCGGCGACGGTGCGCTTAGCCGCGTCTCTCAAATCGGCGCCGGGCGTTTCGATGCTGACATAGCCTGCTCGCAGATAGCCGCGCGAGAAACGCATCTTGCCGCCAGATGCGTCGGCGACGGAGGAACGCGGAAAGCCCGCGATGACATCGCAGTCGCGTGCAAGGGTCTTGTCGAGTTCGCGGAGTGACACGCCGTCGTCATCGCCTTCGCCAATACCATGTTCGACGAACGTCGCAACCATGTTGGCTTGAGCGAAAGCGGCATGCGCAACGGCGCGGTCAAGCGCCGCGGACGGACTGCCGGGAAAGGTGCAAATCTTCACGGCTGCATCCGAAGGCGACGGCGTCAGCGCGATGCATGCGGCAAGCATGCTCACGGCGCGAATGCGGTTAAGGAATTGATTCATGTCTGTACGTCCGATGAAATCGATGAGAACCGCGAGCGCGCAATGAAGCGCGCTCGTCGTCTTAGTCAGATCATTTGAATAACGACGCTTAAGCGCGGCCTAGGTGCGATTGAGCGCGAACACGTAAAGCGTGCCGCCGCGCGGCACCTTGTCTGCCGCCTTCGCCATCGGGCCGCCCCAGATCGGGTTTGCGCCGCCATAACCTGCAAGCACCGCAACGTATTCCTTGCCGTCGATCTCATAGACCGATGGCTGCGCGATGATGCCGCTCGCAAGCTTGGGGCTTTGCCACAGGACTTTTCCGGTCGCTTCGTCGAAGGCATAGAGATGACCGTCGAGCGAGCCGCTAAACGCGAGACCACCTGCAGTTGTCGCTACACCGCCGTTCCAGGGCAGCTTGCTCCAGTGGCTCCAGACCTTCTTGCCCGTATCGACGTCGATCGCTTGCAACTCGCCGTATCCCTTGCTGTTGGGCTCGGGCTTGATCTCGAAGCCTTCGCCGAGATAAGGCAGGCCTTCCATGTAATTCACCGATTTTCCTGATAGCGACATGCACGCATGCAAGGCCGGCACGATCGCGAGATGCTTTTGCGGATCGTATGAAACGGACCACCAGTTCTTGCCGCCCAGAAAGCTCGGGCACGTTTCGATGGTCGTACCGGCCTTCGGATACTTCGACGCGTCCTGCACCGGCTTGCCATCCGGGGTATAGCCCGTCACCGATGTCGCGGTGACGAAGGGGCGCGCATAGATCAGCTTGCCGTTGCTGCGATCGATCGCATGGAAAAAGCCGTTACGGTCCGCATGAAGAATGGCGTCGTATTCCTTGCCTTCGTACTTGATGTTCGCAAGCACGGGCGTGTTGACTCCGTCATAGTCCCATGTGTCATGCGACGTGTATTGATAGTGCCATTTGAGATCGCCCGTCTTGGGGTCGAGTGCAAGCAATGAATCGGAATAGAGGTTATCGCCCGGGCGCAAATCCGCGAGCCATGGCCCCGGATTGCCCACGCCCCAGTAAAGTGTCTTGCTTGCAGCGTCGTATGTACCGGTGAGCCACGCGGGCGCGCCGCCGTGTTCCTGCATGCCGTCAGGCCAGGTATTTCCACCGGGTTCTTTCGCACCGGGCACCGTATAGCGTTTCCAGAGCACCTTGCCATCGGCGGGATCCAGTGCGGCGATAAAGCCGCGCGCGCCGTACTCGCCACCGGAACTGCCGACGACGATCGCGCCATCGAGCGCGAGGGGCGCAAGCGAGAACGCATAGCCCACGCCCGGTTCGAACATCGCTTTCTTCCAGATGAGGGCGCCGGTTTGCGCATCGAGCGCGGCGACTTCGCCGTTCAACATCGCCACATAGACATTCTTGCCATAGAGCGCGACGCCGCGATTGACCACATCGCAACACGCCGTCTTGAACGATTCTGCACCGAGCTTGGGTTCGTATTTCCAGAGCTGTTTGCCGGTTGCGGCATCGAATGCATAGACGTTGTCCTTTGGCGTCGTCACAAAGAGAAATCGTCCGTTGACGATAGGCGTTGCTTCGAAGCCTTGCTGAAGATCGGCGGGGAACTTATAGCTCCACGTTTGCTTAAGGCTCTTTACGTTGCTCGTGTCGATCTGCTTGAGCGGCGAATGACCATGGCCGTTATAGGTGCGGTAATAAGTGAGCCAGCCTGGATCATCCTGCGCGCTCGTAAGACGTTCATAACTGACGTCCGGATATTGCGAGGGTGCGGTGTCGGCGGCGACTGTCTGTTGCGAAGCGAAGCCGAACGCGGCGGCGCCTGCGGCGATGGCGGCAATGCGCATGGCGGGACTCAAGCGTGTCTTCATTGTTGTCTCCTGGAATTTCTATATAGGCATGCGAAACGGTTGCGCGCTGATCAAGGCAAGTCACGTGCCATTGCCGATTCATGCGCTCGCATGCCTTGCTGCATGCGGGTATTGCTCGAACGACGATGCATTGCCGCGCCGCGCGGCTTATGTTCATGTGTGTTGCATCGTGGAGCAGTGAGACGTTCGCGTGTTGCCCGATGTGACAGTGCCGATTCGAGCGATGCTTAGTCGAGCCAGCCGAGACGACGCGCTTCATCGATAAAGCGATAGACATCGACAGCCAGACCCGAGGTGCCGAAGCGCGCTTCGAGTTCGCCGATGATGTCGTCCAGCGCGCGCGTGCCATCGCAACGGGCGAGTATCTCGCCTGCGCTGCGATTCAATTCGATAGAGCCGCCCGCATGCACGATCTCGCACGAGCCCATATCGGCATGCCAATGCAGCTTCAAGAGCGCGCGCAAACGCGGGCGCGTGCGTGTGTCCGCGCGCGCGTTCGTCCGATTCATGTGCGGTGGGTCTTTAGACGAGCGTGCCCGGGTTGCGTCAAATGCGAACCCGGGCACGTCTTTAAGGAAGAACTAGCGTGTGGCGATATACATCGTAATCTCAAATCCGAAACGCATATCGGTAAAAGCCGGCGTGGTCCATTGCATGACTATCTCCTTGACGGTTCGAGTAATGACCGCGATTCATTCGCAATCGATTATAGGAACGCAAGCTTTGTGCCTTCAATGAGCCGGACCGAATTTATATGGCTGACCCTTTCAGTTCAATTTCGCTAAGCGAAGCCCCCTTGCGATACACGTGTATCGAAGTGGAACAGCGGGTGCAACAACTCACTGCTCCATCGGTGTACAGCCGGGCAGCTTGCGATAGATCGTATTGCGTGAAATGCCGAGCGCGCGCGCCGCGGCGGACACGTTGCCGCGGTGACGCGCAAGCGTCGCTGCGATCACCGAGGCCGTGACTTCCTGCAGGCGTCCCGCCGCGAATGCCATTGAGCATGCCTCAGGCACGTCAGGCACGGCGCTTACGGCTTCGTCGAAGAAGTCTTCGGGAAGATGTTCGCGACGAATGCAACCGTCATCGTCGACCATGGCGGCCGCGGTGCGCAGCAGATTGCCCAATTGCCGGCAATTGCCCGGCCATGGGTAATGCTCGAAGAGTTGCATGACCTCTTCGTCGATAGACAGGCGCACGCCGTATGCTTCTTCGGCATCCACCATGTCGAGCATCTTGGCGATCACGGCCGCAAGGTCCGTGCGCTCGCGCAACGGCGGCAGCTTGACCACGAGTCCATTAAGCCGGTAATACAAATCTTCGCGGAAGCGGTTCTGCGCAATCATCTCGCGCAAGTTGCGGTGCGTCGCGCAGATGATCGCGACGTCGACCGGTATCGATTTGCTGGATCCCAAAGGATCGATGACGCGCTCCTGCAGCACGCGCAAGAGTCGCACTTGCAGTGGATAAGGCATGTCGCCGATCTCGTCGAGAAAGAGCGTGCCGCCATTGGCTTGCATGAGCTTGCCCGCCGCGCCCTTGCGCCTTGCGCCCGTGAATGCGCCTTCTTCGTAGCCGAAAAGCTCCGATTCGATCAGGTTCTCCGGAATCGATGCGCAGTTCACCGCGATGAAAGGCCCGGCACGACGCGGCGAATCGCAGTGAATGGCTTGCGCCAATAACTCCTTACCGGTGCCCGTCTCGCCGGTGATGAGGATCGGTATGTCTTTTCCGATGACCTTGCGTACCTTGCCGATCACGGCGGAGACCTTTGCATCGCCGGTGTCGAGCGAAGCAAGTTTCGATGTTTTGTCGAGGGGCACGGACGGCTTCGATGCCGCTTTCATCGGAAGCGACAAGGCAGGCATATTGGCGATGGGCGAGCGATTCAAACGCACGCGCGCGCAGACCACTGCACCGTTGTTCAGATCGAGCGTTGTGTGCGCGTCGCGACTCGCACGCGAACGGTCGATCAATTGCGCGCTCGGTAATCCGAACAGTGACGAAAGTGTGTGTGCGCGCAAACTCGTGAGCGGCAGGCCGAACTGAAACTGCGCGCTGCGATTGGCGGAGAGAAAGCGGCCATCGCCCGTGAAGGCCATGATGCCTTCCATCAACGTGCCGAGAAATTCGGGGCGGCTATGAAACGCGATTTGCAGCATGCCCTGAAAAGTGCTGGAAAACAGATGGTTTTCGATCATCTGCACCGACATGCGTGCGAGCGCCATGGTGTGACGATGGTAGCTGCGATGGTCGCCCGTCACGTCGAGCACGCCGATCAACTCGCCGTATGGATCGAGAATCGGCACGCTGGAACAGGTTAGAAAGCGATTGGCGGCGAGATAGTGCTGATCGCCGTGCACGACGGTCGGTGTGCATTCGGCGATAGCCGTGCCGATAGCATTGGTGCCCTGGCGTTCCTCGGCCCAGTTCGCACCGGCCCTGAGCGCGACTTTCTCGGCGCGGGCGAGGAAGTCGTCGTCGCCGGTCGAGTGAAGGATAAGACCTTGCGCATCGGTCAGCACAATCATGCTTTGCGTATTGACGATCTGCTCGCGCAGTGTCTCCATGACCGGCGTCGCATGTGCGCACAACACACGATTCTGTTCGAGCTTCAGGCGCAATTCGCCTTGAGTGAGCACGTCGTAGTCGGGGCATGTCGATGCGTTCAGACCGAACGTCTCCGATCGCTCGTGCGCCTTGCGAATTGACGGAATCAGCCAGTTGTTCTGTCGTTCATTGGGGAAAGCCGCAATATCGTGGATGTCTTGCATCATCTCCTCCGTGTGCACGCGCCGGTCGAATCGCCGGATGGTCGAGCGCCTGGAAAAGCAAGTCTTGCGCCAATGCGCCGCGCGTCGTGCGGATGTCAGTAAAACGAAAGGAGATGATGTTGTCGCGGTGACTACGTCTGCCCGAGGCACATGCCAGGCCTGTCCGGACGCTCTATGCCTTCGTCCGGTCCTTTGCATTCAAAATGCAGGATGCCGTTATGCGTTATGCATACGTCATCACAAGCCGGCCTTGCTCGCCGTCAAAACGAGACGCAAGCCGAGCGCGGCGATCACGCTCGATGCGACGCGATCGATCCACTTCTTCGCGCGCAGATACATCTCGCGCGGCCGCTTGCTGGAGAAGCCCAGCGCGACGATGGTGTACCAGCCCGTTTCGATCGCGAACACCATCGGCGGCAGCACGAAGTAGCACCACAGCGGCGGATGCTGCGGCAGAAGCGCCGCGAAAATGCTGCCGTACCAGATCGCCGTCTTCGGATTGCTCAGTTGCGTCGAAAGACCGAGCCAGAACGACCTGCGTGCATTGCTCGCGGGCACGGACGCGTCGCGCTGCATCGACATTTGCATCGGCTGCGCGGCGCCGCGCCATATTTTCGAGGCGATATAAATCAGGTAGAGGCCGCCCGCCACCTTCAGCCCGATATACAGCCATTCGACGGCGACAAGCAACGTGTACAACCCGGCGAGCGCGATCCCGCCGAAGAAGATGCCGCCCACGCCCATGCCCAATGCGGTCGCCAGTCCGTCAGCACGCGAGACGCCGATGGCATTGCGGGCCACGATCACGAAGCTCGGGCCGGGAATCATCGCGCCCAGCAAAAGCGAGAACAGAATCGCGAGTACGGCGGTGGATGCGCTCATCGGCTTGTCTCCTTGTATGCTGCATGCAAAGTGCCGGATTGCATACAGCATGCATCATACGCTCGACGTCGCGCGTTCCGCTTCAGACGCTGCCGCTCGCGACGCTGTCCTCATGAACTGCGCGATTGCGGCCGGCGCGCTTGGCGAGATAGAGGGCAGCGTCGGCGCTGCTGAGCAGCTTGAGGGCGTCGTCGCTATGGCGCGGCGAGGTTGTGGCGCAACCGATGCTGATGGTCAGCACGCCCCTCGGCGCCGCGCTGTTCGGCACCGCGAGTTCTTCCACCTTCGCACGCAGGCGTTCGGCGAACGTGAACGCACCGCTTGCGGCGGCGGCCGGCAGCACGACCACGAATTCCTCGCCGCCATAGCGCGCGACGATATCGCCGGGCCGGTTCACAGAATTCTGAATGCAATCGGCCACTGCGATCAGCGCGTCGTCGCCCATCGCGTGACCATAGGTGTCGTTGTAAAGCTTGAAGTGATCGACATCGATGAATAGCACGGAGATCGGTTGATCAGCACGCCGTGCGCGCCGCCATTCCTCGTCCAGACGGCGGTCGAGCGCGCGGCGGTTGCAAAGGCCGGTGAGGGCGTCGGTGCCCGCGAGCCGTTGCAGCTTTTCCTGCGCGATTGCCCGCGAGCGTAATGAAATCGCCAGCAGCCACGAGATGACGATAAAGCCGCTTCCGAACAGCAGCGTGAGGCCGCCGATCATGGTGCTGCGTTCCCGCCATCCTTCGAGGACGTCTTCTTCCGCCGGCGCGACCGCCGCGATCAGATGCGTGCCCGGCACGCGCTGGAAGGTGTAGAGCCGCCGCACACCATCGAGCGGCGACGTGGAAATATAGGAGCCGGAAGACTGGTCCTTCATCGCGCCGAAGGTCGGGGATCGGGCGACATAATTCGTGCTGTCCCCCGGCAAGGCCGGCTTGCGCGCGATCATCACGCCATCCTGTTGCACGATGAATACCGA from Caballeronia insecticola includes these protein-coding regions:
- a CDS encoding DSD1 family PLP-dependent enzyme — its product is MTLAPPPAARVGDPLTSVGTPSLLIDLDAFDANLTAMAAFAARHGVALRPHAKAHKSSEIAKRQIAAGAAGVCCQKLSEAYPFAAAGIASIHVSNEFVGADKIAMAVELASHTRLSVCVDALTQVRALGEAAARASVTLDVLPEIDAGQHRCGVTSVDALFALVDEIAAHDALKFTGIQAYHGGIQHVADWDARKTAAAHAAEITAHYVQALDTRGVRCAIVTGGGTGTVEFDAASGVYNELQPGSYLFMDGDYGGLGWDGELRWRHSLFVLSTVMSATRPGMAVCDVGLKGLAVDSGLPRSAIWIDAGTEAELSYVAANDEHGMLRAQSKPQEDVAALVGKRLLLPPGHCDPTVNLYDEYVCYRGERVADIWPIDARGMSR
- a CDS encoding FUSC family protein; its protein translation is MTAISHPKRKLRAFFGAPEARRLIRTLMSCAISYAAARLAALPEGYWALITTLVIVTQPSLTQAVDTARDQIIGACIGAVVGVLGIVAMERGAPPLAVFTVALLPLAALSAKRPAFRLACVTLVIVVLIPAGPGLPFERPLHRVLEILIGAASAFVVSAVWPNRAIKAAHRSVANTLMTLGQLIGLYLSGEQDEARAMRLEARSMDAQKALDDALKEAEREHIIVLVQNRRSDAIDKAAPFLRRLHSDALFLAKAVSRLDSETCASRLGDTGRTLQALFETLASVLASTRQDEAKLAHVRASVNQLKHTLSMHEPSHGAQEVAQFVVGLIVADVDALVSTIYPPKEQSA
- a CDS encoding c-type cytochrome; the encoded protein is MNQFLNRIRAVSMLAACIALTPSPSDAAVKICTFPGSPSAALDRAVAHAAFAQANMVATFVEHGIGEGDDDGVSLRELDKTLARDCDVIAGFPRSSVADASGGKMRFSRGYLRAGYVSIETPGADLRDAAKRTVAAMYASPAQLIAVQQPDVTLDLENTSALTVEAVANGRAQRAIVWYPAVVAYRIAHPERDFSVAHANSPYADWHLTFAFGPKSEALRPRIDDALIALTKNGRLHELTKQWALPPETASARYLDMPSTASFVRQNIMLADANVSRAGRIIKVANEGGVSIEPPTFEQAQTSHGKTLYASSCAKCHGAQLQGVTAPALQGPAFAPAANSHLTVGGIFGYMATNMPADRPGKMKDQDYADIMAFLLMSNGYKPGGAKMTANSARSSKLPLNAGPAH
- a CDS encoding methanol/ethanol family PQQ-dependent dehydrogenase → MKTRLSPAMRIAAIAAGAAAFGFASQQTVAADTAPSQYPDVSYERLTSAQDDPGWLTYYRTYNGHGHSPLKQIDTSNVKSLKQTWSYKFPADLQQGFEATPIVNGRFLFVTTPKDNVYAFDAATGKQLWKYEPKLGAESFKTACCDVVNRGVALYGKNVYVAMLNGEVAALDAQTGALIWKKAMFEPGVGYAFSLAPLALDGAIVVGSSGGEYGARGFIAALDPADGKVLWKRYTVPGAKEPGGNTWPDGMQEHGGAPAWLTGTYDAASKTLYWGVGNPGPWLADLRPGDNLYSDSLLALDPKTGDLKWHYQYTSHDTWDYDGVNTPVLANIKYEGKEYDAILHADRNGFFHAIDRSNGKLIYARPFVTATSVTGYTPDGKPVQDASKYPKAGTTIETCPSFLGGKNWWSVSYDPQKHLAIVPALHACMSLSGKSVNYMEGLPYLGEGFEIKPEPNSKGYGELQAIDVDTGKKVWSHWSKLPWNGGVATTAGGLAFSGSLDGHLYAFDEATGKVLWQSPKLASGIIAQPSVYEIDGKEYVAVLAGYGGANPIWGGPMAKAADKVPRGGTLYVFALNRT
- the pqqD gene encoding pyrroloquinoline quinone biosynthesis peptide chaperone PqqD, with translation MNRTNARADTRTRPRLRALLKLHWHADMGSCEIVHAGGSIELNRSAGEILARCDGTRALDDIIGELEARFGTSGLAVDVYRFIDEARRLGWLD
- the pqqA gene encoding pyrroloquinoline quinone precursor peptide PqqA, whose protein sequence is MQWTTPAFTDMRFGFEITMYIATR
- a CDS encoding sigma-54-dependent Fis family transcriptional regulator, yielding MMQDIHDIAAFPNERQNNWLIPSIRKAHERSETFGLNASTCPDYDVLTQGELRLKLEQNRVLCAHATPVMETLREQIVNTQSMIVLTDAQGLILHSTGDDDFLARAEKVALRAGANWAEERQGTNAIGTAIAECTPTVVHGDQHYLAANRFLTCSSVPILDPYGELIGVLDVTGDHRSYHRHTMALARMSVQMIENHLFSSTFQGMLQIAFHSRPEFLGTLMEGIMAFTGDGRFLSANRSAQFQFGLPLTSLRAHTLSSLFGLPSAQLIDRSRASRDAHTTLDLNNGAVVCARVRLNRSPIANMPALSLPMKAASKPSVPLDKTSKLASLDTGDAKVSAVIGKVRKVIGKDIPILITGETGTGKELLAQAIHCDSPRRAGPFIAVNCASIPENLIESELFGYEEGAFTGARRKGAAGKLMQANGGTLFLDEIGDMPYPLQVRLLRVLQERVIDPLGSSKSIPVDVAIICATHRNLREMIAQNRFREDLYYRLNGLVVKLPPLRERTDLAAVIAKMLDMVDAEEAYGVRLSIDEEVMQLFEHYPWPGNCRQLGNLLRTAAAMVDDDGCIRREHLPEDFFDEAVSAVPDVPEACSMAFAAGRLQEVTASVIAATLARHRGNVSAAARALGISRNTIYRKLPGCTPMEQ
- a CDS encoding LysE family translocator; the protein is MSASTAVLAILFSLLLGAMIPGPSFVIVARNAIGVSRADGLATALGMGVGGIFFGGIALAGLYTLLVAVEWLYIGLKVAGGLYLIYIASKIWRGAAQPMQMSMQRDASVPASNARRSFWLGLSTQLSNPKTAIWYGSIFAALLPQHPPLWCYFVLPPMVFAIETGWYTIVALGFSSKRPREMYLRAKKWIDRVASSVIAALGLRLVLTASKAGL
- a CDS encoding sensor domain-containing diguanylate cyclase, yielding MRRNSTAAMRIADVFSRVPMLAALIGTAIAISMAVLSFAALWQGRAQALQNAHVASANLVATLSADITRNIESSDLSLRTIVSGAKNPAVMTLPPDLRKLVLFDGATGMNYVGGAFVMNREGRIVVERDPSEHADLLFNDRDYFKVHADNPDMGLYISGPYVSRLRKDAASLAMSRRIDAPDGSFAGVAVIALNVTYFKALLARVNVGRSGSVFIVQQDGVMIARKPALPGDSTNYVARSPTFGAMKDQSSGSYISTSPLDGVRRLYTFQRVPGTHLIAAVAPAEEDVLEGWRERSTMIGGLTLLFGSGFIVISWLLAISLRSRAIAQEKLQRLAGTDALTGLCNRRALDRRLDEEWRRARRADQPISVLFIDVDHFKLYNDTYGHAMGDDALIAVADCIQNSVNRPGDIVARYGGEEFVVVLPAAAASGAFTFAERLRAKVEELAVPNSAAPRGVLTISIGCATTSPRHSDDALKLLSSADAALYLAKRAGRNRAVHEDSVASGSV